CGAGACGTGCTGCAGGGCAAGGACTATTGCGTCGCCCGGCTGGCGGATGCCGCGGTGTCGTACATCGAGTTGTGCCATCCGGCCGACGCGCTTGGGCAAGCGTTGCAGCCGTATGCGAGTGGCCTTCGTCTCACGACGCGGTTGTTTGGTCTGCCGCTGGAGAAAGGGGTGATTCTTCGGTCACGTCTTCGGGGCCTGTTTGTCTCGCGGGCGGACGACGAGTTGGTTGCTCGTGCGGCGCTGGCCGATTTCGCCTCGCTGCCGCCGCCCTTGACGGCGTGAGCGCTACTTTCATCTTGCGGGCGGCCGTTTTAATATAGACCCGCCGCCACAAGGGCGGTCATGCTTTTCGCCACGCCTCACCTTTCACATTCGAGCCTGCCATGTCTGTCCGCACGCGTTTGTCGATCATGATGTTCTTGCAGTATTTCGTATGGGGTTCGTGGGGCGTCGCCGCCGGAACCTATATGGTCGAGACGCTGCGTTTTCCGGGTAAGAACGTCGGCTGGATCTACAACTCGCTGGCCATCGCGGCGATGATTTCGCCCTTGCTGGTCGGCTACGTCGCCGACCGGTTCTTCGCCACCGAAAAGATCCTTTCGTTTCTGCACATAGTCGGCGGCGGACTGCTGATCGCCGCCGCCCAACAGACCGAGTTTCCCAGGCTGATGGCGGTGATGGTGGCCTATGCCATCTGCTTCATGCCCACGCTGGCACTGACCAACTCGATCTCGTTTCACAACATCCGCGATCCGCAGCGCGAGTTTCCCGCTATCCGCGTGTGGGGAACGATCGGCTGGATTGCGGCGGGGCTGGTGGTGGGCATCTTGCTGGGCGAAAAGAACAAGTCCTTTTTCCAAATGGCCGGAGGCTCATCGATCTTGCTGGCTCTCTACTGCCTGACGTTGCCGCACACGCCGCCCGGGCGCCGCGAGACCTCCGGCGATGCCCTGGGCATGGGCGCGATCGGCCTGTTGCGGGAACCGTCGTTCGCCGTGTTTGTCGGCTGCTCGCTTTTGATTTGCATCCCGCTGGCCTTCTACTACACGTTCGCCAACACCTTTCTGACCGAGACCGACATGCCCGTGCCCACGGCCCTGCAAACGACCGGGCAGATCTCGGAGATTTTTTTCATGGCCGCCATGCCGTTTTTCATCCGCCTCCTGGGCGTCAAGAACATGCTGCTGGTGGGCATGTTGGCCTGGGTGCTGCGTTACTGGTGTTTTTCCACGCTCACGTTCAACTGGGTGCTGTTGGGACTGGTGCTGCACGGCGTGTGCTACGATTTCTTCTTCGTCGCCAGCCAGATCTACGTCGATCAGCGGGCGCCCCGGCACTTGCGGGCCAGCGCTCAGAGCTTCATCGCCTTCGTTACCTTGGGAGTCGGCCTTTTCTTGGGAAACCAGGCCGCCGGTTACATCGTCGATCGGTTTCCACCGCCTACCTTCGAGGTAAAAAAACCCAGCGGCGCCGCCGCGGGCTGGGCCGTGTTGCCGGCCTGGCGGTCGCAGGAGCAATACACGGGCTTCTGGAAGTACCTCGATCTCTCGGCCACCGTCCGCCAATGGCTGTCGCCGCAGAGCAAGCAGGAGCAGCCGCCCGACTTCGCCCAGCAGAACGACAAGAACAAAGACGGTCGCATCGAGCTTTCAGAGGTTCCCGAGGAATGGCGCGAGCAGAAAAAGGCCCAGCCGTCCGACGACGACCTGGTTTATTCCGGCTTTCCGATTCGCAGGTTGTTGCACAACTTCGACCAGGACGAAGATGCCGGCGTGAGCCGCGCCGAGTGGCGCGCGGCCCAGGCGCACAAATGGTCCAAGATCTGGCTGGTGCCTGCCGCCATGGCGGCCGCCACTTCGCTGTTGTTCCTGATCGGCTTCCACGATCGCCCCGACCGCCAGACGACCGAAGCCATGGCCGAAGAGGCGGTGCTGGGACCGGGCGAGGGCCCTGAGCCGCAAGTGGGGTAAAGAGGGAATTGCAAATTGCGAATTTCAAATCGGCAATTGCCTGACGTATCCAAGACCCAAGACCATCCGAATCCATGCTCAGTTTGAAATCGAGCACTTCGCCGCACTGGCTGGCGACTGCCGAACAGCATCTCGACGAGGTCTTGCTCGACCATGCCCACTGCGAGAAGAAAGCGGCGGGCACGGCGATGAACCTGATCTTCGCTTATGTCGACCGCGTCGAGCTGGTCAAATCGCTGTCGCCGATCGTGGCTGAAGAACTCGATCACTTTCAACGGGTGAAGTTCAATCGGTCTTGGCGGGTCTGCCCGCGGCGACTATAGTTGCACGCCCACTTCCGCTTTCCCTCCAGGGGTCAGACCACATTCCAGCGCGATGAATCTGCGCCGTGCCCATCCACTGCTGCGCGATTGCATTCTGCTGGCGGCCTGCTGCGCGGTCGGCTGCGCATCGGCCGGTCCTCAGCCGGCCCGTAAATGGTACGACCCTTTCGGACTATTCCATAAGGACGAAAAGGAAGGGCCCCAGTACAAGGTCATCACCTCCACGGAACGGGTCAAAATTTTGCGGGACCTGGCTAAAAAGGCGAAAACGCTCCCGCCCCCGGAACAAGAACGCGCCACCGACGAGCTCTGCCAGGCGCTGCCCAAGGAACAAGACATTCTGGTGCGGGCGGAGATGCTACGGACCATCGCCCTGTTTCCCGGCCCACGTGTGGAAGCGATGCTCAAAGCCGGCATGCGCGACGCCGACCAGGACGTGCGCATCGCCTGCTGCGACGCCTGGGGCACCCACGGGGGAAGCGAGGCCAACCACGTGCTCTGCGAAACGCTCACGGGCGATACCGATCGAGACGTGCGGATGGCGGCGGCCAGGGGCCTGGCGATCATGAAAGACCCGCAATCGGTGGGTCCGCTAGTGCTCGCCTTGGACGACCCCGATCCGGCCATTCAATTCCGCGCCATGCAGTCGCTGAAGGCGATTACCGGCAAGAAATACAAGTCGGTGAAGGAATGGCGCGACTACTCCGAGGGAAATCCGCCCAAACCACCCTCCGTCGCAGCGCGATGGAAACGATGGTTTTGATTCTAGGGCCCGCCACCAACCACGGACAACGGACGCTTCCTTGGCCTATACTTTCCCTGTGAAATAGGCACTTAGGACCGCATCATGGACGTACTCTCGCAAATTCTCGTTTGGGTGCTCGCCAGCGTGGCTGCCAGCCTGGCGGCCGGCTTCTTTATCGGCCGCACAACCACTCATTCCGAGCAAGAGCGGCGGGCGATGCGCGAACGAGAGAACTCGTTGCGGGCGCTCATCGAAGTGCTTCGCAGCGTGCAAGAACTGAGCACCGACGTCGACAACCGCAATAGCGAAATGGCCGAAGTTCGCCGGCACGTTGACGATATTCGCGTCACCGGCGAGCTGGAAGTCATTCGGCAGGAGATCCTGGGGCAAATCAAGACGATTCTCGACTCGAACCAAAAGCTCGAAGAAGACCTGACCTTTGCCCGTTGCCGCATGGAAGAGCAGGCCGAAGAGCTCGACCGCACGCGGCGCGAAGCCCATACCGATGCCTTGTCGGGCGTGGCCAATCGCAAAGCCTTTGACGACAAGCTCAAGCTGCTCTTCGGTTATCATCGCCGCGACGGCATTGCCTTCGCCTTGATGTTGGCCGATCTCGACCGCTTCAAATGGATCAACGACACCTACGGGCACCAAGCGGGCGACCGCGTCATTGCACAGCTCGGTCGCTTGCTGTCCGAGCTGGTGCGCGAAGGCGACTTCGTGGCCCGCTTCGGCGGCGACGAGTTCGCCGTGCTGCTGCCACACTGCGATGCCGAGACGGCCCTCAAAGTCGCCGACCGCATCCGCCTGGCCGCGACCCGCGCCAACTTCGGCGTGAGCAGCGAACAGACCGCGGTGACCGTCAGCGTGGGAGTGGCCCTGGCGCGTCACGGCGACACGGCCGAATCGCTTTTCAAGCGGGCCGACGAAGCGCTCTACTCGTCCAAAAAAGGCGGTCGCAATCAGGTGCAATGCGAAAACCCATTCGCCGCCTCTTTAACCGTCTTGCCAGTCCCCGCAGACTCCCTCTCGACGCCGCAGCCCGTGTAACTTGCCGGGTCCGGCGGTCCGGTTTTGGCAAGCCGCACCGCCAGCGGCTCAGGCTGGTCAACTCGGTTCCCGAAGGCGTCCGATACTGCTTTCTGCCCATTGGCACAGCACGAGAAACGCCCTTGATCGAAGCATGATGTCTCTCCCCCAGAATAAGCAGCGGACGGCCGGGCTGGTCGGCATCGTTCTCGTATCTTGCCTTGCCAGCCGAGCGAGCCAGGTTGGCGCTGCCGACAGCGGCCCGGTGTTGCGCACGGTGGCCGAACGACGGCCCGCGCTCACGGACTCGTCGTCACCGCAGTCGAAGCCGTCGGGCCAAATCGAGCGTTTGCTGAACAAGATTCACCGGGTGTCGAACCATTACTACCAGCGGACGCTCACCACCCAGGACCAGAACTGCTGGGAAGTGATGCACTGGATTATCGCTTACGGCGTGAAGTCGCACATCCTGCGGGGCGGGTCCGATGGTTTGCCGGTCAACTCGATCGGCTGGCTGTGCTACGGCGGGCGGTGTGCGGGCCAGCCCCTGGTGTATGTCGACCAGGGCCGCATCACGGCCTCCAAGGGGCCGCACGTGCAAGGGCACCAGGGCCAGTTCTTGGCCATCCTGGCGCAAGCCAAGGCGATGAAGGACTATCCCATGCGCGTCGGCAACCAATCGTTCACGGTCGCCGATCTGATCGAGACCGAAAAGCTGGGCTGCCAGTCGGGCATGGAGCTGACCTTCAAGTTGATCGCACTGGCTCATTATTTGGACCTGAACGACACCTGGCGCAATTCGGCCGGCGAAGAATGGTCGGTCGCGCGGCTGGTGCAAGAAGAGATCAAGGCGCCGATTCGCGGCGCGGCCTGCGGGGGCACGCACCGCTTGATGGGACTTAGCTATGCCGTTCATGAGCGGCAAAAGCGAGGCGCGCCGCTCGACGGCCAGTTTCACCGGGCAGACACTTATATTCGCGACTTTCACCGCTACGCCTTCAGTCTTCAAAACGCCGACGGCTCGTTCAGCACCAACTGGTTCAAAGGCCCCGAAGCCAAGCCCGACCTGGAGCGCCGCCTGCAAACCACCGGTCACATCCTGGAATGGCTGGCCTACTCGGTCCCGTCCGAAATGCTCGACGACCCGCGGCTGGTGCGTGGCGTCGACTATCTGGCGACGCTGTTGTTCACCAACGCCGACAAAGAATGGCCGCTCGGCACGTTGGGGCACGGCCTGCACGCCTTGGCGTTGTTCGACGAGCGCATTCAGAAAGAGCGGGCACAGGCCGTCGAACCGCTGGCCCGGCGTCGACCTCGCACGCCGCCATCCGAGAAGCGGGCCGCGCGGAGCAACAGCCGCAATAGACGATGAGCGGCTGGCGCTCCGTCAATCGTCCTTTGTGGAGCGATCGGTTCCAGCGGCTCGAAAGGCGAAATCGTGACGGACATCTCCGGTTACCAAGCGCCATCGATGCTGCTGGCGTTTATCGGCTTGAATGGGTCGTGGGCTAATTCGCTGGCCGAAGTGGATTGGGCGTGGCTCCAAATCGCCGGCGATTGGATCATCCGCGTGTGCATGCTGT
This genomic window from Pirellulales bacterium contains:
- a CDS encoding GGDEF domain-containing protein — encoded protein: MDVLSQILVWVLASVAASLAAGFFIGRTTTHSEQERRAMRERENSLRALIEVLRSVQELSTDVDNRNSEMAEVRRHVDDIRVTGELEVIRQEILGQIKTILDSNQKLEEDLTFARCRMEEQAEELDRTRREAHTDALSGVANRKAFDDKLKLLFGYHRRDGIAFALMLADLDRFKWINDTYGHQAGDRVIAQLGRLLSELVREGDFVARFGGDEFAVLLPHCDAETALKVADRIRLAATRANFGVSSEQTAVTVSVGVALARHGDTAESLFKRADEALYSSKKGGRNQVQCENPFAASLTVLPVPADSLSTPQPV
- a CDS encoding MFS transporter yields the protein MSVRTRLSIMMFLQYFVWGSWGVAAGTYMVETLRFPGKNVGWIYNSLAIAAMISPLLVGYVADRFFATEKILSFLHIVGGGLLIAAAQQTEFPRLMAVMVAYAICFMPTLALTNSISFHNIRDPQREFPAIRVWGTIGWIAAGLVVGILLGEKNKSFFQMAGGSSILLALYCLTLPHTPPGRRETSGDALGMGAIGLLREPSFAVFVGCSLLICIPLAFYYTFANTFLTETDMPVPTALQTTGQISEIFFMAAMPFFIRLLGVKNMLLVGMLAWVLRYWCFSTLTFNWVLLGLVLHGVCYDFFFVASQIYVDQRAPRHLRASAQSFIAFVTLGVGLFLGNQAAGYIVDRFPPPTFEVKKPSGAAAGWAVLPAWRSQEQYTGFWKYLDLSATVRQWLSPQSKQEQPPDFAQQNDKNKDGRIELSEVPEEWREQKKAQPSDDDLVYSGFPIRRLLHNFDQDEDAGVSRAEWRAAQAHKWSKIWLVPAAMAAATSLLFLIGFHDRPDRQTTEAMAEEAVLGPGEGPEPQVG
- the miaE gene encoding tRNA isopentenyl-2-thiomethyl-A-37 hydroxylase MiaE; the protein is MLSLKSSTSPHWLATAEQHLDEVLLDHAHCEKKAAGTAMNLIFAYVDRVELVKSLSPIVAEELDHFQRVKFNRSWRVCPRRL
- a CDS encoding HEAT repeat domain-containing protein, yielding MNLRRAHPLLRDCILLAACCAVGCASAGPQPARKWYDPFGLFHKDEKEGPQYKVITSTERVKILRDLAKKAKTLPPPEQERATDELCQALPKEQDILVRAEMLRTIALFPGPRVEAMLKAGMRDADQDVRIACCDAWGTHGGSEANHVLCETLTGDTDRDVRMAAARGLAIMKDPQSVGPLVLALDDPDPAIQFRAMQSLKAITGKKYKSVKEWRDYSEGNPPKPPSVAARWKRWF